gcatcaccaacttccctgggcaacctattccagtatttTATTCCCCTTAtggtgttgatttttttcctggtagtGAGCCTAAACCtaaatctttcagtttaaaaccattaccccttgtgTTGTAACTACCCCCTATggtgaaaaaaaaggggggggaaaatttcctaatatttaaGTAAAACCCTAAATAAAGCAAGAAACAGCAACAAATGGAATTTAACAGAAATGGTTAAATTCAGCCTGCTTTCTTTTACTGAGGAATGGTCAAAGGAGAGGTGGGATGGGAATCAACCCAAGAGAGCAAACATTCCCACTTCAGCTTGGAATGTGGCTGCAGTAATGAGAAGTGGCATTTTCTATGCTATTTGTTTCAAACACATCTTGGTAGGAGCTCAAGTGTCAAAACAATACTCAACCCCCACTAGACAGCCTGGCAGACAGAGATGAATGCCACAGCTCAgatagcagagaaaaaacaatccCAAGCCAAGCCAGGGTGAAGTCCCTTTGGTTtcaaacccccccaaaaaacaataAGAttgaaaaattgaattttaCTAAAGTACAAgcaatacacaaaaaaaaaaaaaaaattaaaaaaaaaggacaaatgaGCAACCTGGATGCCTGGAAGTGGCCAATGCTTCATAATTTCCCCACATACCTTGCTATCACATGCCATGGGTGTCACAGGCACACTCAGACACGGGGGTAAACAGCTGGAAATGTTTCTTACAAGAACAATTTGTCTTTGGTTGAAGCACAATAGCTCCACTCAGGGGAGCAATGGGGGTGGAGAGCACGGGGTGAAACTTCTGGCTCTGGGGGAAAGTATAAGCCCAGCCTTGTTCTGAAGAATTTGGGGGTTTTCCCACTCCAGTGAACACTTtgctgaagaggaggaggaaaggaggggtCGTAGTGgtggagaggagctgctccaaGAGCTCAAGTCAGAGGGGAGAGGTATCTAAGACAAATAACCCCACCACAAGCCAACCCCTCCCTTAGCTCAGCAAGCAAGCTCACTCAAGTGCTTTAAGAGGGCAAACATTTGGGCATGCTCAATCACTGCCTCCCATAGTATAAAAACTTCCCCAGGAGGGACCAACCCATCTTCAGGCTGAGAGAGACCATCccaaaatgaagtttttccttGTCCTCCTTCTGGGAGCTGTCCTGTGCTTGGATACAGGTAAGTTTTTTTGCCCATCAGTCCCCTCCAGAAGGTTTTCAGCTAAAAGGAAAGAGTTGTGAGAGAAGGAATTCTGAGCCAGTTGCCATGTGGGAATCTTGGGGTTTTGAGGGAATGGCTTGGGtgttacatggaaaaaaaactaAGAGTCCCATCCTGCTCCTGGTGTGATCCCAGTGCTGGaaagagcagctcccagggaagATAAATTCCTATACAGAactgaatttaattaaaatcaaagtTATTTAAGCCAGACCATATAGTTAAGATATTGTGGGggtgttggttttggggttttttttaggtttgcttgttttttttttaagtggggtgggtgggttgcttttcttctcaggCTCTAGAAACAGCAACAAAGGTGAGATTTGtcccaaattattttctgattcttcATTTGAGAAGTGGCCTCTGATGCTGCCCAGACTGTCAGCATTTTagggcagaaaaagaaaggaaaccatTATAACCCAGATTTGGATACTGCCAACTTCTTCTGtacagaataggaaaaaaaaaattagttttaaaccAGTTCCtaaagagcagaagaaacaaatctGAGCTGAAACGTTTCTCAATCAGAAATTAAGGCTGAGAAGGGACTTGCAAAGTCCTGGCCAGTCACTCTCCTTTTCCAGTTTCCATCAGGGTGctctgaatttttcctttcattgctCTGAAAGTCAGCACCACAACCAAACTGGAATTTGGTTCTAGGGCTGCATTCAGCATTTATAGCACAAGAGATGGGTCAGAAGGAGACCAAGTGCTCCCAAATCTCTTCGTGCTCTGAATAACACTAAACATGGTTTTTCTGGATCCTAAAAGAGTATTTTAGGCATCTGCCTTGAAGGAGTCATGGGATAAGCTTGGTGGTCAGAGggttaaaatacatatatacacattttaACCCCACACTTCCAAGTTGAGGCTCCAGGGATGCCCTGAGGCATGGGTAGGTAATAGGAACAGGTAACTGCACCTTCCTCTCATCCCTCTGGGGACTCTTTTTCACCAGGGTTACAGAGCTGTTAGATTCTTATTCAGCTTTGCCTGCTCTGCACATCAGCACAGCAGATGCTAACCACCCTGGTTTGTGTCCCCCAAGGGCTGGCATGGTCCTGGGGCGGTGGCCATGTGGGGATTTCCTCttcagaaggaggaaaaagtcaTATTTGTACTTGGTTTCCCAAGAGAGGGTGATGGATGTGTCACGAGTTGGATAAACTGAGGCACTgagctggaagagacctcacAAATCACCTCCTCTGTCCCTCCCTTAtgggttttccttcttttatccAACTCTGGCAATACCTCAGCTAAAATCCCTCTGGTAAAAGAGTCCCAGAATGTCTTTGGCTGGAAGAGGAGACCTTCAGGAttatccagtccaacccttgactgactcactaaaccatgtccctaaggaccaggtccacaatccatttaaatacctccaggtaTTTAAAACATTAATGTCTATAGAGGTAGAAAAATAACATCAATCACTCCTTCTGGGTGATTTCATCCCTTCATCCCATCTCAGGAGGTGGGAATGGTACCATAAGTTTGTTCCAGACAGGAACTGAGTCTGGTATCCCAAGTGGAGAGGAAGAAGCACTTGGGATGCACTTTTGGTGCTGGTCTCATCAGCCAATGGGACCAACTATTcacttggtcttttttttcctccctcactGCACTGATCTGAAACAGTTTCAGAACCTGCAGAACTTGACTCTCACCCCAAGTGAGTCTAGTATTCTCcaccaaaaatgaaaaaaaaatcctttccagaTACCAAAGGAGCTGAATTCCTTTGGAGATTCACAGGAGTGCTTCTGTTTCCCAGTGCAAGCCCTAAATTGAGTTCTCTGGGGAGCTTCTTCTGGATTTGTtttataaccttttttttttttttttttggtctcttgCAGGTTCTTCTTTGGAGTGTTACAAGTGCACATTACAACTCAGCAACTCCAAATGTCAGGCAAAGGAGacctgcaaagaaaatgaagaatgcAAGACAGATGTGATCAGTAAGGCAAAGTGGGAGTGGGAAATGTCTTGGTTGTGGGGTTGGAGCCAATCATGGGCTCCATCTCAGGTGTCCAAGAGAGCTGGGAGATttcaatgggatgaggttcaacaaggccaagtgccgggtcctgaACTtcggccacaacaaccccatggggagctccaggctgggcacagagtggcagaaagggagctgggagtctggattgccaggaagctgaacatgagccagcagtgtgcccaggtggccaagaaggccaatggcatcctggcctggatcaggaacagtgtggccaacaggtccagggaagggattctcaGATCTCCCTGGCTCTCAACAGCTTTCCCTGGACacacaggagcagcacagcacagggatggCTCTTCCATGGAATAGGCTTGAGGATTACCAAGCATCTCTGTCCTTCAGAAGACAATGATGCTCAAGAGAGGATAATGATGATAATCAATCACCTCTGTCCTtccacaccttgagtcctgtgtccagttctgggcccctcagctcaggaaggagattgaggtgctggagcaggtccagagaagagcaaggaggctgtgaagggatccagcacaagtcctgtgaggaagggctgagggagctgagggtgttgaggctggagaagaggaggctcaggagagacctcatcactctctacaactccctgaaaggaggttggagccagggggggggtcgggttctgctcccaggcaactctcagcaagacaagagggcagggtctcaagttgtgccaggggagggttaggttggatattaggaaaaattctttcctgtccagggagggggtaaattctccatccctggagcctTTTAAGAAGAGCTTGAACGTGGCACTCATTgtcatgggctgggaaccatgggggaTCAAGgattggatttgatgatctcagagctcctttccaaccctacGATTCTCCAGATCCACCAGCTGGTGTGGGGCAGCAAAGTTTGgtgtgcagcaggaggagaaaaaaaaaaatcttggggagggaggaggagatggtTAAAAAGCTTTCAGAGTGCTTTCAGGTTAAGTAGAAATAATAGAAGTATGTTTAGCCCTTGCTGCTGGTTTGTCCCTTGGTGATGGTGCTGAACATCAAGTCTTCTCACACTGACCATAAGAATGTGTTCAAAAAGTCAATTAGTAAGTGACTGCTGTAAGTCATCAATTCCTCAAGGTTTGCCCATGGATCATGCTAAAAAAATGGAGCAGTTTGGTCAAAACAATTCCAGTGCCTGGGACAAACCTCAGGAGGATTCAGCTGCTCAACAGGGCACTAACTATgaagtacaaaaaaaatctcttaccTGTACTAAATAAATGTTTATCTCTTTTTTCATAACACCAAAAATGGTTTTATTATAGGGCCAATAGttaaattcataattttttaaaagtttggaaGATGGACTAAAATGTCAGAGACTGAGTCTGGTGAAACCAAGTCAGGAAGTTAGGGAGCAGCATTCAACTACAGAGCTGGCTTTAGGTCAATTCATTGAAAAGGATGGAATTCCACCTAGAATCCAGCTCCTTTTTTCACCTAAAGGATAGAATTCCATCTACAGCCAGCTCTGAATGCAGCcatctctgtctctctggaTAAATAAGATTTTATTCTCTCATTTTAgaccttggggaaaaaataaaaaaaatgttgactcTGTCCAGGTCTCTGGTGACAGCTTTATTGCTCTTAGACCTGGGTGACATCAGTGACATGTTCCAACTCATCTCTCTTAGGCAATAAATACGATACCTCCAGTAGGCATTGCCCTTGCTGCAAATGTGCAAACCCATGGCCATGCCCTCCCATGCCAACACCTTGTGCCACCCTCTGGccctaaaaaagaaattttacaaGTGTTAAAGACTTGGTACCCAGAAGAAATTCTGCAAACTGTAATCTGCTGGcaaccagcagctcctgagcatCAAGTGGCCACAGAAAAATAAGGTGGTGACTCTCAGGAACACATCAAAGAGCAACACTGTCCCCTGTGAAATGGGGACAGCCAAGCTTCTCCAACTTCCCTGGGTGTAGAAGGGCTCTGTGTGATGAAGACAGATGGGTTATGAGCAAAGATAACCCAACATGTTGGCTTTTTCCTAAATTAGAAGCTTAGACTCCCCCAAAGAGGTCTTAATGTCTACATtcattattaattaaattagtAGCATTTCGGTAGTCGGTGCTGTTCTGGAAAACCTTGATGGTTGTCTGGTGGCCTTAAGCAAACACTTAGGGTTTGAAACCCCTCTTTCCCTACTGAcacaccccaaaaccacaacCTGCTAGAGGGAAACATGAAATTCTTTGAACACACCCTTTTATTTCCTGCACCAAGTGAGCTCAGCTAAGAACAGCATCTCAAGCCTCACCTCCAGGCTTGTCTGGAGTCCTTGCAGTAATGgtcttgcttttcttccaggGCTTGTAGGACTCTTCAATGTCATCAGCAAGGGTTGTGAGGCATCCTGCAAAGCACTGGACCAGGACTACAGTGTAACCAGAAGGAATGTCTCCTGCTGTTCCTCTGACCTCTGCAACGTCAACGCAGGGAGCAGCCTGAGATACAGCTATGGGATGGCAGCAGGATTAGCAGTCAGCATCCTCTGGCCCTTTGTGACCAGCAAACTGTGAGAAGCAAAGGTTTTGGACACCCCAAAATCTTGGAGCAGACCTCTGATGAAGGAATTTCTAACCAGGAGGGAGGTGGTGTGTGGGGCATGCAGCATCCTCAGAGCTGATGGCAGAGCTTTGCTGTATGAGAGCTTCTTCCTTGCTGTTATTGCATTGCTGCAGTGCTAGCAGataagaaaatgtgtttgtatGCTATTTACATAATAACACCTCAAATATACTGATTTCTAAATCGAGTGTGTTGCCTGTTTCTCACTTACTCGTGGATTTCTACACCCAGAAGCAAGAGGAGGTGGGTGCATTGTGTGTCTGGACAGTGTTCATTCAGCTGACCAAGATATGTGCCAAGAGATACTatggcagagcaggagaaaagtGGCAagttgtcatggtttaacactaGCCtagcaattaaaccaaataccagatgctctctgtaaaacccctctgctccctgataaagaaaggagagagaataagggagagagactgatgggttggaaactaaactacacagctttaaggaaacaggaatgagaaataggaaaaatgactgaatctatacaaatatccaagaaaatggatcccaggttcccccccccctttcccccaataactctcccatccctaccgaggctgcagggcagccctgggaaagtccaggctggactcctggggtcagcagcagtggggagctggaggcaggaaaacacagattcaggctggcatggatcaggagcacaggcagaggaagggatggaatcctcccaggatgcccaagcaaagagggagaggggaagaaggggaagcaggaagggctttgaccctggtgatccctccaatttctcctgaggatgaggtggatgggatggaatcctctgtttggtcagttctggccatttctcttgtctgttcctccccaaaggagggctgcaggtgggacctcttgactccttttctccttccagagggcaaaatgttcctcagagctgagcagtggccttggttctgcaccccattctccagctggaactctaaacattgagtgggatcagtcccagcagcagacactgcctgagaaacttgctgttcatttcagcaagtgcagctccttccaagagactcagctgaagcaaaagtccaagacagaaaataacctttatcctggcccaaaccaggacacaactGTAGCTCCAAAGCTTGAGGGGATCTGCTTTATGGCAAACCCTGGAGGGCACATAGCCCAAGGAAACCCATCAGTCAGggaatggtttggttggaagggatgttaaagatcatctggttccaatcTCCCTGCCATGAAGACGAAGATTTTCTACTAAagaggttgctccaagccccagccAAGCTTTCCTTGAGCACTTCCAAGGGtcaggcagccacagcttctctgagcatccttttccagtgtctccCCACACtctcagaaaagaatttcttcttaatatctcaTCTTTGTCTCCCCTCTTTAAACtcaaaaccatttccctttaTCCTCTCAGTCCATGCTCTTGTAAAAGAGCAATCAGCTCTGGAGGACAACTTGCTTGTCAGCTGAAGATCCTGGGAACTCTCCACATTTTTAGCTGccataaaaaggaaattcagtgtTTAATTTCCCTGCTACCTCTGCCGTGCACTCACCTTCCCATAGCTGCACATTCAGCTACCTGGAGCAGCAACAACCATTGCAGTGAAGTGGAAAAAGTGTCCCCATGGTGTCCTGGTCAACCAGTCCTGGGCTTCCCAGAACCCATCCTGGACATAGTGGCATCTCCTGAAGTTTCCAACCTCCTCCAGGCAAGTTCTCCAAGCTTTCTTCTCCATGTTCCTCTCACCTCCTGAGACACAGGTCCTGTCACAATGGAGATGTCACaataaatgctgaaaatgtttttcttaaagctcCTGGGGGGGTGTAACAGAGtaggaagaggggagaaaacaATCAGAGCTTGCATCTTCTTCTCTGGGTACCTTGGTCATGAAGATGAGCACCCACTCATGAACCCACACCCCCATTTCCATTTCATGAGATGCAGTCAGTGAGAGGAGGAAGCTCCAAGTGTGGggaaaagatgaaggaaaagaagggaaggggagcTATGCAAAGGTTCATGGCTGAACCTCCTCCAGGAGACTCTAAGGACAGTACCAGGAGTTCAGATGAGTTGAGTGAGTCTGGGGTTTCCTGATTTGCTGAGGCCATGATGGCACTCACAGAtccatttatttccttccttaaaACAGGGATTTCCCTTCTCCATCAGTtgatctttcttcctttccttgcatTTCCTGCTGAAGCCAGAGGGATATTCCCCACTCATCCTCTGTAGAAGATTTGATTGATATCTGGTGAAGGAGCAGCTCAGTACAACCTCTGGCATGAATACAATCATGATGTATGGGACCCCCCATCTTCAGGGGGGTCATGAAATTGGCAACCATCTCATCTTGAAATATCTGGAAAACCATTTCAAAAAACCCTCTCATTGGTTGCTGAAACCAATGAGGTCTCTGGCTGTGAGGGCAGGCTCTGTAGTTTGGAGATTTCTTCTACAGTTACAGCCTCTCTCCACAGTGAAGAgattctaaaatatatatataaatatatgtatataatataatatatatataattgcaAAATATATAGTTTGCCATGTCCAGATAGtttattttattggttttgaGTGTTCCCACCTTACATTGGGAGATCCTGTGGAAAGGCACCACCTAAAACTGCCTGAAAGAAGCTCTCAAACAAGACCTCCAGGTTACAAATCTGTGAGGACATCaggagaacaaaggaaaaaccacTCTGGAGAAAGCCATCATGTCACAGGTGCCCTCTCCCAATATCCAAGGCTGGGATCAATGATGCCTGGGACAACCCAGGGTGGAAGGAATAAGACAGGTTGGACTCATGAAGCCAAGGAGCTATGAAGACGACAGGAGGACCAAAAGGGGAAGAGATTGGCCAAGAGCTCCTTTTTTTGACTCTCTCAGAGCCTCAGAACCATTTGAGCAGCAAAGGTTGTGTAGAACCACAATGAAACAGCATCCCCCTGGTGGATCCACATCATCTGGGGGACCTGGAGCCATGGGCCAAGAGCCAGCATCCAATTTGGGATTAGGTCCATGGGATGGCAGAAGATAATGACACTGCCTGCTCTTGTGAAAGAGACAAGTGCACAAATCCTTGGGAGGTGAGGCATTTACAAGCTCCTAATTGTAGGAAGCCAAGAAGGGGCTTCCCCAGAGGAAAAGCCATAATGAGCTACCTTCCTCCTGTGAGTCAACTGGTTACCCACAGAGGAGGATATGGGATGTGCAGGGTGATTAATTCTGACTTTTGCAAACCTCATGAGCCACAGACACTGCAAAGGGTGCTCATCCAGCTCTGTGTCTCCTAGCCAGGCTGTCTTCCCCAAGGGTGACCAACTCCATAacatcttagaatcatagaatcatagaattagccgggttggaagggacctcagagatcatccagtccaacccttgacccaccggagcagttgctagaccatggcactgagtgccacatccagtctttttttaaatgtttccagggacggagaatctaccacctcaccgggcagtccattccatagcctgatcaccctctccgtgaagaaattctttctaatatctaacataaacctccctggcacaacttaagactgtgtcctcttgtcttgttgaaggtcgtctgtgaaaagagtccagttcccacctcgctacagcctcctttcagggagttgtagacagcaatgaggtctcccctgagcctcctcttcttcaggctgaacagccccagctctctcagcctctcctcatagggcctgtgctcgagtcccttcaccagcctggttgccctcctttggacctgttccaggacctctacatccttcttaaactgaggggcccagaactggacacagtactcgaggtgtggcctaaccagcgctgagtacaggggaagaatcacctccctggacctgctggtgacgctgtttttgatacaggccaggatgccattggccttcttggccacctgggcacactgctggctcatgttcagtttcttgtcgatgcagactcccaggtccctttctgcctggctgctctccagccactctgtccccagcctggagctccccatggggttgttgtggccaaagtgcaggacccggcacttggccttgttgaacctcatcttCTGGCCAGAGAGTCATCTTCTTGCACTGTAAGAAGATCCCTGACATGGATCCTGTGCTCACTTTCAGAAACAATTCCCAGGTGCTCAGCCATATCCCCGTCCTGTGGCTTTTCTAAACAACTCATTTGGTTTGCAATGATTGTTTCTGGAGACTGGGAATTCAGCTCTCTGGAAAATAACCCAGGTCTAGAACCATCCAAGTCCTCAGGGTTGTTGTGTGAGATtcttccagctcctggggaggtCAAACACCTTCAGCCCTGAAAATAAGAGAAGTGTCAAAAGTCTTTGGCATGAAGAGGAGTTTGTCTGGTTTATAGTCCCACATGGCAATGACGCCTTCTGAGCATGGCATTAATGAGTTTCTTCCTCTACCTCAAAAGGGAATTTCCCATGTTCTTGTGGCTAAGACCTGATTTCCAGAACCTTACATGCTGATGGGATGATTCCTCCTCCCAATTTCTTCACCCT
This DNA window, taken from Calypte anna isolate BGI_N300 chromosome 2, bCalAnn1_v1.p, whole genome shotgun sequence, encodes the following:
- the PSCA gene encoding prostate stem cell antigen — encoded protein: MKFFLVLLLGAVLCLDTGSSLECYKCTLQLSNSKCQAKETCKENEECKTDVIRLVGLFNVISKGCEASCKALDQDYSVTRRNVSCCSSDLCNVNAGSSLRYSYGMAAGLAVSILWPFVTSKL